GTCGAGCAGTAAAGTTAAAGATAACATCCCAGACACGAATGAATTGAAAGCTTCTAACTGTGCGATTAAGAACAAGAAACCCGCTGGTGATAATTTCAAAGTGCCAACGTTGCCTGTACGCCGTCCCCAGCAGTCGAGCACTAAAGATAACATCCTAGACACAAATGAATTGAAAGCTTCTAACTGTGCGATGGAGAACAAGAAACCCGCTGGTGATAATTTCAAAGTGCCAACGTTGCCCGTACGCCGTCCCCTGCAGTCGAGCAGTAAAGGTAAAGATAACATCTCAGACACAAATGAATTGAAAGCTTCTAACTGTGCGATGAAGAACAAGAAACCCGCTGCTGATAATTTCAAAGTGCCAATGTTGCCCGTATGCCGTCCCCTGCAGTCGAACACTAAAGAAAACATCCCAGACACGGATGAATTGAAAGCTTCTAACTGTGCGATGGAGAACAAGAAACTCGCTGGTAATAATTTCAAAGTGCCAACGTTGCCCGTACGCCGTCCCCTGCAGTCGAGCAGTAAAGgtaagtatgtatgtctatgcctgtccattatttaactatacttgtatatatatatgtaatcactatgttgcaccgcctacaaattatctgctttgcccgaaggttgactggtagagaatgcctcatagcattaagtccgccttttgtacgattgtattttcttttgtgcaataaagattaaataaataaataaataaataaaataatttcaaagtgCCAACGTTGCCCGTACGCCGTCCCCTGCAGTCGAGCAGTAAAGGTAAAGATAACATCTCAGACACGAATAAATTGAAAGCTTCTAACTATGCGATGAAGAACAAGAAACCTGCTGGTGATAATTTCAAAGTGCCAACGTTGCCCGTACGCCGTCCCCTGCAGTCGAACACTAAAGATAACATCCCAGACACGAATGAATTGAAAGCTTCTAACTGTGCTATGGAGAACAAGAAACCCGCTGGTGATAATTTCAAAGTGCCAACGTTGCCTGTGCGCCGTCCCCAGCAGTCGAGCACTAAAGATAACATCCCAGAGACAAATGAATTGAATGATCCTATGACTGTATCGAGATATAATAGagatagtaatagtaatagcctttatttcatgcttcttttttttacaattacataaatttcaattattattggtttattatttgcatgtcgcttgagcggaaaaggcctcccccagtttttcccattccttcctatcctgtgctgttctccaccagtatctgtcgaagttcactagctcgtctctccatcttttatttggtcttttttGTTTTCTCGTTATTCCTATTGGTGACCATTCTGTGACACGTTTAGTCCACCGGTTATCCGTTGTTCGACATATATGGCCAGCCCAGGCCcatttgttcttttttattgcgtatattgtATCTTTTACTCCAGTTTTCTCTCTTATGACTTCGTTTCTGATTCTGttcttaattttactttttaacatTGATATAACTGAATTTTAATAgagagaaattaatattaaagtaaagcaACTATAGGCAACACCATGTCGACGTTATAGGGAGTGAATCGTTATATCGAGTGACGTTATATATGGAGTTTACACTGTATTTGCTATTACATGGCCCTAGTAAAGAACCTAAAACAAGACGAATTCTTTAGACATTTGAGGGTACTGTTCCAGTTTCAGTGGTCATACTCAGGTGTGAATATTATTCGAATGTAACGAAAAAACTCGGGCAACACTAAAAACATTACTGTATGTTAACatgaggtaaaaaaaaaagttttttaaagtatttgtaACTTATCCTAAGATTAAATCTAAATTTTACCAGAACCCTCTTAGAGGAGGCATATACCGCCAGCTTTTTCCATTTTGTACGGTATCTATTTATACATTAAGTtattttatagtacatatggtgctactttaccgcactagtacGATAAAgtgcacattacgtaactatgtcgaaaatttaaagagccatatgtactgtaaaacgttgtacgatacgtgtgcgaataggtaattcgcaactcgtgtcgacttaaaacttaatttatcgccactcgttacgaatttcctatttatcgcacttgtatcgtaatgtactattgtatggTCTCATTTCTCtctttacatttttaaatttatgtagACCTAATTTAAATGGTGCTCTGAGCAAAGAATAAGTATATAGCATTCTCTGGATAGCTAAACAAAAATAGGTATGTCTctattatatgtgacgttttcaaccaaaaggtatcacattgtcgcttgtcgttgatttcaaattaaaactatatgaaaatagcgccttattgacaaccgacaataagtacccttattt
The Cydia strobilella chromosome Z, ilCydStro3.1, whole genome shotgun sequence genome window above contains:
- the LOC134754660 gene encoding uncharacterized protein LOC134754660, encoding MKNKKPAGDHFKVLTLPVRRPLQSSSKVKDNIPDTNELKASNCAIKNKKPAGDNFKVPTLPVRRPQQSSTKDNILDTNELKASNCAMENKKPAGDNFKVPTLPVRRPLQSSSKGKDNISDTNELKASNCAMKNKKPAADNFKVPMLPVCRPLQSNTKENIPDTDELKASNCAMENKKLAGNNFKVPTLPVRRPLQSSSKGKDNISDTNKLKASNYAMKNKKPAGDNFKVPTLPVRRPLQSNTKDNIPDTNELKASNCAMENKKPAGDNFKVPTLPVRRPQQSSTKDNIPETNELNDPMTVSRYNRDSNSNSLYFMLLFFTIT